From one Leifsonia sp. Root1293 genomic stretch:
- a CDS encoding FAD-binding oxidoreductase, translated as MSAPATDARSAHADGVERLVQSYRAVPPTASVRLAKRTSNLFRSRAKTDAPGLDTSGLTGVISIDPEARTADVAGMCTYDDLVAATLPYGLAPLVVPQLKTITLGGAVTGLGIESTSFRSGLPHESVLELDILTGSGEVITASADEHSDLFRAFPNSYGTLGYAVRLRIELEPVKPFAALRHVRFHALDDLIAAMDDIVDTGVFDGIRVDYLDGVVFGADESYLCLGAQTAAPGAVSDYTGQRIYYRSIQHDDGVIEDRLTIHDYLWRWDTDWFWCSEAFGAQHPVIRRVWPRRYRRSSSYAKLMTLERRFDIGDRLEKLKHRPPRERVIQDVEIPIERCAEFVDWFLATVPIEPIWLCPLRLRDGPASEAGWPLYPMRPRQTYVNVGFWSTVPVGATEGASNRLIERRVSELDGHKSLYSESFYSRDEFDALYGGDDYRRAKAIYDPDSRLLDLYAKAVQRR; from the coding sequence GTGTCCGCTCCCGCGACCGATGCACGATCTGCTCACGCCGACGGCGTGGAGCGCCTCGTGCAGAGCTATCGCGCGGTTCCGCCCACGGCATCCGTTCGCCTGGCGAAGCGTACGTCGAACCTGTTCCGTTCCCGCGCCAAGACGGATGCGCCCGGACTCGACACCTCCGGCCTGACCGGAGTGATCTCGATCGACCCCGAGGCCCGCACCGCAGACGTCGCGGGCATGTGCACCTATGACGACCTCGTCGCGGCGACGCTGCCGTACGGGCTGGCTCCGCTGGTGGTTCCGCAGCTGAAGACCATCACGCTCGGGGGCGCGGTGACGGGCCTCGGCATCGAGTCGACCTCGTTCCGCAGCGGGCTGCCGCACGAGTCGGTGCTCGAGCTCGACATCCTGACCGGCTCGGGCGAGGTGATCACGGCATCGGCCGATGAGCACTCCGACCTGTTCCGGGCCTTCCCCAACTCGTACGGCACTCTCGGCTACGCCGTGCGGCTGCGCATCGAGTTGGAGCCTGTGAAGCCGTTCGCGGCATTGCGGCACGTGCGGTTCCACGCGCTCGACGACCTGATCGCGGCGATGGACGACATCGTCGACACCGGCGTCTTCGACGGGATCCGGGTCGACTACCTCGACGGCGTCGTGTTCGGCGCCGACGAGAGCTACCTCTGCCTCGGCGCGCAGACCGCGGCACCCGGTGCGGTGAGCGACTACACCGGGCAGCGCATCTACTACCGTTCGATCCAGCACGACGATGGCGTGATCGAGGACAGGCTCACCATCCACGACTACCTCTGGCGGTGGGACACCGACTGGTTCTGGTGCTCCGAGGCGTTCGGCGCGCAGCATCCGGTGATCCGGCGGGTGTGGCCGCGGCGCTATCGGCGCAGCAGCTCCTACGCGAAGCTCATGACGTTGGAGCGGCGGTTCGACATCGGCGACCGCCTCGAGAAGCTCAAGCACCGGCCGCCACGCGAGCGCGTGATCCAAGACGTCGAGATCCCGATCGAGCGCTGCGCCGAGTTCGTCGACTGGTTCCTCGCGACGGTGCCCATCGAGCCGATCTGGCTGTGCCCGCTGCGGCTGCGTGACGGGCCGGCATCCGAGGCCGGATGGCCGCTCTACCCGATGCGACCGCGGCAGACCTACGTGAACGTGGGCTTCTGGTCGACCGTTCCCGTCGGCGCCACCGAGGGCGCGAGCAACCGTCTCATCGAGCGTCGCGTGAGCGAACTCGACGGGCACAAGTCGCTCTACTCCGAGTCCTTCTACTCCCGCGACGAGTTCGACGCCCTGTACGGCGGTGACGACTATCGGCGGGCCAAAGCCATCTACGACCCCGACTCCCGACTCCTCGACCTCTATGCGAAGGCGGTGCAACGACGATGA
- a CDS encoding class I SAM-dependent methyltransferase produces MTTFKERPTGPTDAGGSDASPSATDAAGSATGKPEPTGRYTLAEVLEILAGGHLPLRFTAYDGSAAGPADAPLGIELKTPRGTTYLATGRGDLGLGRAYIAGDLEIHGVHPGDPYDLLRALADDLVFKLPSPRVMAQIVRSIGVEHLRPIAPPPQEAPPRWRRVAEGLRHSKSRDAEAIHHHYDVSNTFYEWVLGPSMTYTCACYPNLDASLDEAQENKYRLVFEKLRLKPGDRLLDVGCGWGGMVRYAARRGVRATGVTLSEEQTTWAQRAIADEGLADLAEVRFGDYRDIREHGFDAVSSIGLLEHIGVRNYASYFRFLQSRLRPGGLLLNHCITRPENTHAASTRGFIDRYVFPDGELTGSGRIITEAQDAGLEVLHEENLRQHYGLTLRDWCANLVEHWDEAVAEVGLPTAKVWGLYMAGSRLAFEVGGIQLHQVLATRPDPHAGVGGGLPLRPWWTA; encoded by the coding sequence ATGACGACGTTCAAGGAACGCCCGACCGGGCCCACGGATGCCGGGGGTTCCGATGCTTCTCCGAGTGCGACGGATGCGGCTGGCAGCGCGACCGGCAAGCCCGAGCCGACGGGGAGGTACACCCTCGCCGAGGTTCTCGAGATCCTCGCCGGCGGTCACCTGCCGCTGAGGTTCACCGCCTACGACGGCAGTGCCGCCGGACCGGCGGATGCGCCGCTCGGGATCGAGCTGAAGACCCCGCGCGGCACGACCTACCTGGCGACGGGGCGTGGCGACCTGGGGCTCGGCCGCGCCTACATCGCCGGCGACCTCGAGATCCACGGAGTGCATCCGGGAGATCCGTACGACCTGCTTCGAGCGCTCGCGGACGACCTGGTGTTCAAGCTCCCGTCGCCGCGGGTGATGGCGCAGATCGTCAGGTCGATCGGCGTCGAGCACCTGCGCCCGATCGCTCCTCCTCCCCAGGAGGCCCCGCCGCGCTGGCGTCGAGTCGCCGAGGGCCTGCGCCACAGCAAGAGTCGTGATGCCGAGGCCATCCATCATCACTACGACGTCTCCAACACGTTCTACGAGTGGGTGCTCGGGCCGTCGATGACCTACACCTGCGCCTGTTACCCGAACCTCGACGCCTCGCTCGACGAGGCACAGGAGAACAAGTACCGGCTGGTGTTCGAGAAGCTGCGGCTGAAGCCGGGCGACAGGCTGCTCGACGTCGGATGCGGGTGGGGCGGGATGGTGCGCTACGCCGCTCGTCGCGGGGTGAGGGCGACGGGGGTGACGCTCTCGGAGGAGCAGACGACGTGGGCTCAACGGGCGATCGCCGATGAGGGCCTGGCCGACCTGGCCGAGGTGCGGTTCGGTGACTACCGCGACATCCGGGAGCACGGCTTCGACGCTGTGTCGTCGATCGGTCTGCTCGAGCACATCGGAGTGCGCAACTACGCGTCGTACTTCCGCTTCTTGCAGTCGCGGTTGCGCCCGGGCGGCCTGCTGCTGAACCACTGCATCACGCGCCCCGAGAACACTCACGCGGCGTCGACGCGGGGTTTCATCGATCGCTACGTCTTCCCGGACGGAGAACTCACCGGCTCGGGACGCATCATCACCGAGGCTCAGGATGCCGGTCTCGAAGTGCTGCACGAGGAGAACCTGCGACAGCACTACGGACTCACGCTGCGCGACTGGTGCGCCAACCTGGTCGAGCACTGGGACGAGGCCGTGGCCGAGGTCGGGCTGCCGACCGCGAAGGTCTGGGGACTGTACATGGCGGGGTCCCGGCTGGCGTTCGAGGTCGGCGGCATCCAGCTGCACCAGGTGCTCGCCACCCGGCCGGACCCCCACGCCGGTGTCGGTGGAGGGTTGCCGCTGCGGCCATGGTGGACCGCCTAG
- a CDS encoding alpha/beta fold hydrolase has protein sequence MSTPFPALTEMPSPQYVMSADGLRIATYQWGDDDAPTVLCVHGFASSCRDNWVSTGWVRDLTRAGFRVVGVDQRGHGASDKPHEASAYGMDALVDDLVTVLDTYLLDTVLYAGYSLGARVGWQLAVQVPEHVERAVLGGIPDGRPLARLQIDQARAYVESGIPVEDKVTQNYVTLTERVAGNDLRALIALAEGMRLGDADPDPTHPPTQEILFATGSEDAILERSKLLADATPHGSFVELPDRHHFNAPGSRVFRQAAVEFFSREG, from the coding sequence ATGAGCACCCCCTTCCCCGCCCTCACCGAGATGCCGTCGCCGCAGTACGTGATGTCGGCCGACGGCCTGCGCATCGCGACCTACCAGTGGGGCGATGACGATGCTCCGACGGTGCTGTGCGTGCACGGCTTCGCTTCGAGCTGCCGCGACAACTGGGTGAGCACCGGGTGGGTGCGCGACCTGACGCGCGCGGGCTTCCGCGTGGTCGGGGTGGATCAACGCGGACACGGAGCGAGCGACAAGCCTCACGAGGCATCCGCATACGGCATGGATGCGCTCGTCGACGACCTCGTGACCGTGCTCGACACCTACCTGCTCGACACCGTGCTCTACGCGGGATACTCCCTCGGCGCCCGAGTCGGGTGGCAGCTGGCCGTGCAGGTTCCCGAACACGTGGAGCGCGCAGTCCTCGGCGGAATCCCCGACGGACGGCCGCTCGCACGGCTTCAGATCGACCAGGCGCGGGCATATGTCGAAAGCGGCATACCTGTCGAGGACAAGGTCACGCAGAACTACGTGACGCTCACAGAACGCGTCGCCGGCAACGACCTGCGGGCACTCATCGCGCTCGCCGAGGGGATGCGGTTGGGGGATGCAGATCCCGATCCGACGCATCCGCCGACCCAGGAGATCCTGTTCGCGACGGGAAGCGAGGATGCCATCCTCGAGCGATCGAAGCTGCTGGCGGATGCGACTCCTCACGGCAGCTTCGTGGAGCTGCCCGACCGCCACCACTTCAATGCGCCCGGGTCGCGGGTGTTCAGGCAGGCCGCCGTGGAGTTCTTCTCGCGCGAAGGGTGA